In the genome of Mixta calida, the window GGTGCAGCAGACGATCCGGCAGCTGGGCCATGGTGACGATCATGCGACGCCAGAGACGCGGCCACAGCATCGGTCCCAGCCCTTCCAATACCAATACCAACGCCAGCGCCATCCATATGGTTGTTTTCATTATTTCTCGATAATCAACGCGAAGAAGCTGGCGATTATGCAC includes:
- a CDS encoding DUF2065 domain-containing protein gives rise to the protein MKTTIWMALALVLVLEGLGPMLWPRLWRRMIVTMAQLPDRLLHRFGGGLVVAGAVIYYMLSVHGGS